The following are encoded in a window of Flavobacteriales bacterium genomic DNA:
- the secDF gene encoding protein translocase subunit SecDF — protein MQNRGALWIFTILLAVACFYQLSFSFFTGRIETKAALEAGFRTDSLFLATHEAGGDSTILDREAVFLGFENDELRRRADDKVYPLLGYTYAECKEKEINLGLDLKGGMAVTLEVDIPELVVNLSESSDDANFRTAVDNARRRMRQGDADFITLFGEEYTKLPGRAPLSAIFYTPERKDMFDREGSDDDYLQALRREAEAALSNTERILRTRIDKFGVAQPSIQKQQFSGRIQIELPGVKDKERVRKVLQSTANLEFWEVHDNEEIYAYLDQANSRLAERMGVAPANQDSIPAGEEAETVTTDGTTEEAPIDTVDTVQAEAASDTLDVNDYARRNPLFAVLTPAVFQTQAGGFSLARGAVVGNARLSDTAQVNRYLAMPEVVGVLPPDVKLAWAAKAEAVQMQGGGSAQLLNLYALRVPRGGKPKLDGSSIVNAAQDFNMKGDVEVVMQMNPEGAQIWKLMTGENVGKAIAIVLDELVYSAPIVQGEIAGGRSSISLGTGDLNKQIQEAEDLANILKAGALPAPARIIDETVVGPSLGAENIRLGMLSFIIALALVMVYMMLYYRHAGWIADLALVVNLFVLIGTLASLQAALTLPGIAGIVLTMGIAVDANVLIFERIREELRGGRAMKAAVDLGYKGAFSAIIDSNVTTLITALILYMFGSGPVKGFATTLGIGILTSLFTALFLSRLIITARLEKGKAFSVWSGWSANIFANANYPFMTKRRIYYMISGVIIAAGIFSMTTVGFNWGVDFTGGRTYVVKFQQDVRVDDLRTALEPRFMSEGGVQSTVNVKTYGGARQVKVTTNYLVNEAGADVDARVEERLNSGLGSTFGGYDIMESRRVDPSISADIKVSAITALSLALLFIFIYIAVRFRNWQFGLGGLISLAHDVLILLGLYSILYKFMPFSMEIDEAFIAAILTVIGYSINDTVVVFDRIREYLRDHKREPYDVVINKAINSTLGRTMNTSLTTLLVLLIIFILGGVAIKGFIFALLIGILVGTYSSIFMASAVVVDLLKGKDPARVD, from the coding sequence ATGCAAAATCGAGGTGCGCTGTGGATCTTCACCATCCTGTTGGCGGTGGCGTGCTTTTACCAGCTTTCGTTCTCCTTCTTCACGGGCCGGATCGAGACCAAGGCCGCTTTGGAAGCGGGTTTCCGTACGGACTCGCTCTTCCTGGCCACGCACGAGGCCGGTGGCGATTCCACCATTCTGGACCGCGAAGCCGTCTTTCTCGGTTTTGAGAACGACGAACTCCGCCGCCGTGCTGACGACAAGGTCTATCCCTTGTTGGGCTACACCTACGCCGAATGCAAGGAGAAGGAGATCAATCTGGGTCTTGACCTCAAGGGCGGCATGGCCGTGACATTGGAGGTGGACATCCCGGAGTTGGTGGTGAACCTCAGTGAGAGCAGCGATGACGCCAACTTCCGAACGGCCGTGGACAATGCTCGGCGCCGCATGCGCCAGGGCGATGCCGACTTCATCACCCTCTTCGGCGAGGAATACACCAAACTGCCGGGCCGCGCCCCGCTCTCGGCCATCTTCTACACCCCCGAGCGTAAGGACATGTTCGATCGGGAGGGCAGTGATGACGACTACCTCCAGGCCCTGCGCCGGGAGGCCGAGGCGGCATTGAGCAACACCGAGCGGATCCTGCGCACGCGCATCGACAAGTTCGGTGTGGCGCAACCCAGCATCCAGAAGCAGCAGTTCAGCGGCCGCATCCAGATCGAACTGCCCGGGGTGAAGGACAAGGAACGGGTGCGCAAGGTGCTCCAGAGCACCGCCAACCTGGAGTTCTGGGAGGTGCACGACAACGAGGAGATCTACGCCTATCTGGACCAGGCCAACAGCCGTCTGGCCGAACGCATGGGCGTGGCGCCGGCGAATCAGGATTCCATCCCCGCGGGGGAGGAAGCGGAGACCGTGACCACTGATGGGACCACGGAGGAGGCTCCGATCGATACGGTCGATACCGTTCAGGCCGAGGCCGCCTCGGACACCCTGGACGTGAACGACTACGCCCGTCGCAATCCGCTCTTCGCCGTGCTAACGCCCGCCGTGTTCCAGACACAGGCCGGCGGTTTCAGCCTGGCGCGCGGGGCCGTGGTGGGCAACGCCCGCCTGAGTGATACCGCGCAGGTGAACCGTTATCTGGCCATGCCCGAGGTGGTCGGTGTGCTGCCCCCTGACGTGAAGCTGGCCTGGGCCGCCAAGGCCGAAGCCGTGCAAATGCAGGGAGGCGGTTCGGCCCAGCTGCTGAACCTCTATGCGCTGCGTGTGCCCCGCGGCGGCAAGCCCAAGCTGGACGGCAGCTCCATCGTCAATGCGGCACAGGACTTCAACATGAAGGGCGACGTGGAGGTGGTGATGCAGATGAACCCCGAAGGCGCCCAGATCTGGAAGCTCATGACCGGGGAGAACGTGGGCAAGGCCATCGCCATCGTGCTGGACGAACTCGTCTACAGCGCGCCCATCGTGCAGGGTGAGATCGCCGGTGGACGTTCCAGCATCAGCCTCGGAACAGGCGACCTGAACAAGCAGATCCAGGAGGCCGAGGACCTGGCCAACATCCTCAAGGCAGGTGCGCTGCCCGCCCCCGCGCGCATCATCGATGAGACCGTGGTGGGTCCCTCGCTGGGCGCCGAGAACATCCGGCTGGGCATGCTCTCCTTCATCATCGCCCTGGCGCTGGTGATGGTCTACATGATGCTCTACTACCGCCATGCCGGTTGGATCGCCGACCTGGCCCTGGTGGTGAACCTCTTCGTGCTCATCGGTACGCTGGCGTCGCTGCAGGCGGCACTTACGCTTCCCGGCATCGCGGGTATCGTGCTCACCATGGGCATCGCGGTGGACGCCAACGTGCTGATATTCGAGCGTATCCGGGAGGAATTGCGTGGTGGCCGCGCCATGAAAGCCGCCGTGGACCTGGGCTACAAGGGGGCTTTCTCGGCCATCATCGACTCCAACGTCACCACCCTCATCACGGCGCTCATCCTGTACATGTTCGGTTCGGGTCCGGTGAAAGGCTTCGCCACCACGCTGGGCATCGGCATCCTCACCTCGCTGTTCACGGCGCTCTTCCTCAGCCGCCTCATCATCACCGCACGCCTTGAGAAGGGCAAGGCCTTCAGCGTGTGGAGCGGGTGGAGCGCGAACATCTTCGCCAACGCGAACTACCCGTTCATGACCAAGCGCCGCATTTACTACATGATCAGCGGCGTGATCATCGCGGCGGGCATCTTCTCCATGACCACCGTTGGCTTCAACTGGGGCGTGGATTTCACCGGTGGCCGCACCTATGTGGTCAAGTTCCAGCAGGACGTTCGTGTGGACGACCTGCGCACCGCCTTGGAACCGCGCTTCATGAGCGAGGGCGGGGTACAGAGTACCGTGAATGTGAAGACCTACGGGGGCGCGCGGCAGGTGAAGGTGACCACCAACTATCTGGTGAACGAGGCCGGCGCCGACGTGGACGCCCGCGTGGAGGAACGTTTGAACTCCGGACTGGGAAGCACCTTTGGCGGATACGACATCATGGAATCTCGCCGGGTGGACCCCTCCATCAGCGCGGACATCAAGGTCTCGGCCATCACCGCCCTATCGCTGGCCCTGCTGTTCATCTTCATATACATAGCCGTGCGATTCCGCAACTGGCAGTTCGGCCTGGGCGGCCTCATCTCCCTGGCGCACGACGTGCTCATCCTGCTGGGCCTGTACTCCATCCTTTACAAGTTCATGCCCTTCAGTATGGAGATCGACGAGGCCTTCATCGCGGCCATTCTCACCGTGATCGGTTATTCCATCAACGATACCGTGGTCGTCTTCGACCGCATCCGGGAATACCTGCGCGATCACAAGCGTGAACCCTATGATGTGGTGATCAACAAGGCGATCAACTCCACCCTGGGCCGCACCATGAACACCTCGCTCACCACCCTGCTGGTGCTGCTCATCATCTTCATACTCGGTGGCGTGGCCATCAAAGGCTTCATCTTCGCCCTGCTCATCGGCATCCTGGTGGGCACCTATTCCTCCATCTTCATGGCCAGCGCCGTGGTGGTGGACCTGCTCAAGGGCAAGGATCCCGCCCGCGTGGACTGA
- a CDS encoding twin-arginine translocase TatA/TatE family subunit: MTFALLFSISGGELVVILLVVLLLFGSKGIPDIARTLGRTIRQVRDASQEVQREIHRGAHDVRREVEDQRRQFLEGNGPSDGAASAAPKDEPDR, translated from the coding sequence ATGACCTTCGCGCTCCTTTTCAGCATCAGCGGTGGTGAGCTGGTCGTCATCCTGCTCGTTGTGCTGTTGCTGTTCGGCTCGAAGGGGATCCCAGACATCGCCCGCACCTTGGGGCGTACCATCCGCCAGGTGCGTGATGCCAGCCAGGAGGTGCAGCGCGAGATCCATCGCGGGGCACATGACGTGCGGCGCGAAGTGGAGGATCAGCGCCGCCAGTTCCTGGAAGGGAATGGTCCGTCCGATGGAGCCGCTTCCGCAGCGCCCAAGGACGAACCCGATCGATGA
- a CDS encoding OmpA family protein, protein MITRILLAVLAIGLSFPTTLMAQGKLAEEADDAYGKGFYFNAIELYKKAYTVEKKASTKAELIFKVAESYRMLGDMQQAEVWYDKANKAQYADPITYYWIGESLKQQGKYAEAIAAFNRYKEKRPGDVRADAGIAASQMAQKWKDSPTRYDVSPEVLLNTPQMDFSPGFADKKNESVVFSSTRQAATGTETDQITGENFSDLFSSTRDRLGKWSEPVKLPSFINTPGNEGAPIFNSKRTIMYFTRCPMEKKKVYGCDIWMSKKVGNNFSEPEMLPLKAGAGKDDTTTVGHPALGPNDAYMVFAGNMDVKGRRGGRDLYAVKLSAEGKPVGQPVNLGADINTNRDELFPFIRHDGSLYFASNGYSGMGGLDIYRAEPTGDMQWGQVENLKAPINSAWDDFAIIFDGENDRGFFTSNRPGGKGMDDIWRFNMPDMVFALQGTAYDKSTGQPLAGTKISVVGTDGSNFSALTDDNGGFAFAESGKDRFIKENTSYSILAEKEGYLVVKDQITTVGLTESTTFVKEYFLQPAVVGGVVLLPTILYETDKFALLDASKDSLQVAYQTLIDNPTLVVELRSHTDARPTRTYKGGNKELSQLRAQSCVNYLVTLGVDPARLVPVGRGADEPRITMDQINKMATKEEKEAAHQLNRRTDMKVLSWDHVPKENNGAAPNN, encoded by the coding sequence ATGATCACACGCATCCTTTTGGCGGTCCTGGCCATTGGCCTGTCGTTCCCCACCACCCTGATGGCGCAGGGCAAACTCGCAGAAGAGGCCGATGATGCCTATGGCAAGGGCTTCTACTTCAACGCCATAGAGCTCTACAAGAAGGCCTACACCGTGGAGAAGAAGGCCAGTACCAAGGCCGAACTGATCTTCAAGGTGGCCGAGAGCTACCGCATGCTCGGCGACATGCAGCAGGCCGAGGTGTGGTACGACAAGGCCAACAAGGCCCAGTATGCCGACCCCATCACCTACTACTGGATCGGCGAATCGCTCAAGCAACAGGGCAAGTACGCGGAAGCCATCGCGGCCTTCAACCGCTACAAGGAGAAGCGCCCGGGCGACGTCCGCGCGGACGCCGGCATCGCCGCCTCCCAGATGGCCCAGAAGTGGAAGGACAGCCCCACGCGCTATGACGTGTCGCCTGAAGTGCTGCTCAACACGCCGCAGATGGACTTCTCGCCAGGGTTCGCTGACAAGAAGAACGAATCCGTGGTCTTCTCCAGCACACGGCAGGCCGCCACGGGCACCGAGACCGACCAGATCACCGGGGAGAATTTCTCCGACCTCTTCTCCAGCACGCGCGATCGCCTGGGCAAGTGGAGCGAGCCGGTGAAGCTGCCCAGTTTCATCAACACCCCCGGCAACGAGGGCGCCCCCATCTTCAACAGCAAGCGCACCATCATGTACTTCACCCGGTGCCCCATGGAAAAGAAGAAGGTCTATGGGTGTGACATCTGGATGAGCAAGAAGGTGGGCAACAACTTCAGCGAACCCGAGATGCTCCCCTTGAAGGCCGGCGCTGGCAAGGATGACACCACCACCGTGGGCCACCCGGCCCTAGGCCCCAACGACGCCTATATGGTCTTTGCCGGCAACATGGATGTGAAAGGTCGCCGCGGTGGGCGCGACCTCTATGCGGTGAAGCTCAGCGCCGAGGGCAAGCCCGTGGGCCAGCCCGTGAACCTGGGTGCCGATATCAACACCAACCGCGACGAACTCTTCCCCTTCATTCGCCACGACGGCAGCCTCTACTTCGCCAGCAACGGCTACTCCGGTATGGGCGGATTGGACATTTACCGCGCTGAACCCACCGGCGACATGCAGTGGGGGCAGGTGGAGAACCTGAAGGCCCCGATCAACAGCGCCTGGGACGACTTCGCCATCATCTTCGACGGAGAGAACGACCGCGGCTTCTTCACCAGCAATCGTCCGGGCGGCAAAGGCATGGATGACATCTGGCGCTTCAACATGCCCGACATGGTCTTCGCCCTGCAGGGAACCGCCTATGACAAGAGCACGGGTCAGCCCCTGGCCGGCACCAAGATCAGCGTGGTGGGCACCGATGGCAGCAATTTCAGCGCCCTCACCGACGACAACGGCGGCTTCGCCTTCGCCGAGAGCGGCAAGGACCGCTTCATCAAGGAGAACACCAGCTACAGCATCCTGGCCGAGAAGGAAGGCTACCTGGTGGTGAAGGACCAGATCACCACCGTGGGCCTCACCGAGAGCACCACCTTCGTCAAGGAGTATTTCCTGCAACCCGCCGTGGTGGGTGGCGTGGTGTTGCTGCCCACGATCCTGTATGAGACCGACAAATTCGCCCTGCTCGACGCCAGCAAGGACTCCCTGCAGGTGGCCTACCAGACACTGATCGACAACCCCACCTTGGTGGTGGAACTGCGTTCGCACACCGACGCCCGCCCCACGCGCACCTACAAGGGCGGCAACAAGGAACTGAGCCAACTGCGCGCCCAGAGCTGCGTGAATTACCTGGTGACCCTGGGCGTCGATCCGGCGCGCCTGGTGCCCGTGGGCCGTGGTGCCGATGAGCCCCGCATCACCATGGACCAGATCAACAAGATGGCCACCAAGGAGGAGAAGGAGGCCGCGCACCAGTTGAACCGCCGCACCGACATGAAGGTGCTCAGCTGGGATCACGTGCCCAAGGAGAACAATGGGGCCGCACCGAACAATTAG
- a CDS encoding T9SS type A sorting domain-containing protein: MRMLPRSLWTAALIAGVATGLFAQGTFFFDPNIPVTRQGTALPLAWAGGLNFVQVSTVDLDGDGHQDLFLFDRSGNVVVTLLNDGIPGQVSYRVTRDYDHIDPFPTLHDWALMRDYDCDGREDLFTYSNAGFAVYRNTSVSGTLSFELVSPLVYTDYVLGSGTVININLWVASVDIPGLVDVDGDGDLDILTFGLQGTNVQYHKNLSMELYGTCDSLAFELRNECWGFFAENFSDNGITLNAPCPFNVPNPEIVLGDQEAEGLPKAHAGSTVCPIDLNGDGVMDVLLGDITFNNLVALFNGGTVDLGNMTTTETFFPGNDVPVDLALFPAGYHIDLDNDGRRDLVVSPNATSLAQNAHSMWYYKNNGTEAAPQFNFQQNNVLQDRMLDFGEGAYPVPFDHDGDGLMDLVVANHGYFNPNGPYVGKLALLRNTGTATAPAFELVSDDYMGLSTSGIGLSMYPAFGDVDGDGDLDMYIGDLQGRIHFYRNVSTGPVAQFQLEQPNMTDAFGEIIDVGQFAAPQLIDMDDDGLLDLVVGERNGNLNLYQNTGTAEAPQFTLSTENLGGVSTVDSWNFPGHSIPFVHRNEDGDREIVLGSESGWLFRYGDIDDNLMGEWTRLDTAWLDLRDGQRTGLCLYDFTGDGKLDLVLGNYRGGLSFWRSDDITGTGGPNANLLPAFQVAPNPAAQEVFLTLHSDPAPGSSWLVLDAMGREVMRARPQGLRTVLDVQGFSAGIYLVRLEGPAPTPGQRLVVGGR, encoded by the coding sequence ATGCGTATGCTCCCACGATCACTCTGGACGGCGGCCCTGATCGCAGGCGTCGCCACGGGCTTGTTCGCCCAGGGTACCTTCTTCTTCGACCCGAACATCCCCGTGACCCGGCAGGGAACGGCTTTGCCACTGGCCTGGGCCGGCGGACTCAACTTCGTGCAGGTGAGCACCGTCGATCTGGATGGTGACGGCCACCAGGACCTCTTCCTTTTCGACCGCTCGGGCAACGTGGTGGTGACACTTCTGAATGATGGGATACCCGGCCAGGTGTCCTACCGCGTCACCCGGGATTACGACCATATTGACCCCTTCCCCACCCTCCACGACTGGGCGCTGATGCGCGACTACGACTGCGACGGCAGGGAGGACCTCTTCACCTATTCCAATGCGGGCTTCGCGGTTTATCGCAACACGAGCGTGTCCGGAACACTCTCCTTCGAATTGGTCAGCCCACTGGTCTACACCGACTACGTGCTGGGATCCGGCACCGTGATCAACATCAACCTCTGGGTGGCCAGTGTGGACATCCCCGGGCTGGTGGATGTGGATGGCGATGGCGATCTGGACATCCTCACCTTCGGTCTACAGGGAACCAATGTGCAATACCACAAGAATCTGAGCATGGAGCTGTACGGCACCTGCGACAGCCTGGCCTTCGAGCTGCGCAACGAGTGCTGGGGCTTCTTCGCCGAGAATTTCAGCGACAACGGCATCACGCTCAACGCGCCATGCCCATTCAATGTGCCCAACCCGGAGATCGTCCTCGGCGACCAGGAGGCCGAAGGCTTGCCCAAGGCGCACGCGGGCAGCACCGTTTGCCCGATCGACCTGAATGGTGACGGTGTGATGGACGTGCTGCTTGGCGATATCACCTTCAACAATCTCGTCGCACTCTTCAACGGTGGCACTGTGGACCTGGGCAACATGACGACCACGGAGACCTTCTTCCCTGGCAATGACGTGCCGGTGGACCTGGCCCTTTTCCCGGCTGGATACCATATTGACCTGGACAATGATGGCCGCCGCGATCTGGTGGTGAGCCCCAACGCCACCTCCCTGGCGCAGAATGCGCACAGCATGTGGTACTACAAGAACAACGGCACGGAGGCCGCACCGCAATTCAACTTCCAGCAGAACAATGTGTTGCAGGACAGGATGCTGGACTTCGGAGAAGGCGCCTACCCCGTTCCCTTCGATCACGATGGCGATGGCCTGATGGACCTGGTGGTGGCCAACCACGGCTACTTCAACCCCAACGGACCGTATGTGGGCAAGCTGGCCCTTCTGCGCAACACGGGCACCGCCACGGCCCCGGCCTTTGAACTGGTCTCGGACGACTACATGGGGCTCTCCACCAGCGGCATTGGTCTGAGCATGTACCCGGCGTTCGGCGATGTGGATGGCGATGGGGACCTGGACATGTATATCGGCGACCTCCAGGGCCGGATCCACTTCTACCGCAACGTGTCCACCGGGCCTGTAGCGCAGTTCCAATTGGAACAACCGAACATGACCGATGCCTTCGGGGAGATCATCGACGTGGGACAGTTCGCCGCACCCCAACTGATCGACATGGACGATGATGGCCTGCTGGACCTGGTGGTGGGTGAGCGCAACGGCAACCTGAACCTCTACCAGAATACCGGAACGGCCGAAGCGCCCCAATTCACGCTCTCCACGGAGAACCTCGGCGGGGTGAGTACGGTGGACTCCTGGAACTTCCCCGGCCACTCCATACCCTTCGTTCACCGCAACGAGGACGGTGATCGCGAGATCGTACTGGGCTCGGAATCTGGCTGGTTATTCCGCTATGGCGACATCGACGACAACCTCATGGGTGAGTGGACCCGGCTGGATACCGCGTGGCTGGACCTGCGCGATGGACAGCGCACCGGCCTCTGCCTGTACGACTTCACCGGCGATGGCAAGTTGGACCTGGTGCTGGGCAATTACCGCGGTGGGCTGTCCTTCTGGCGCAGCGACGACATCACCGGCACGGGTGGACCGAACGCCAACCTACTCCCCGCATTTCAAGTGGCGCCCAATCCGGCCGCCCAGGAGGTCTTCCTCACGCTCCATTCCGACCCCGCACCTGGCAGCAGTTGGCTGGTGCTGGATGCGATGGGGAGAGAGGTGATGCGGGCAAGGCCCCAAGGGCTGAGGACCGTTCTGGATGTCCAAGGCTTTTCCGCGGGGATATACCTGGTGCGGTTGGAAGGACCCGCACCCACCCCCGGGCAACGGCTGGTGGTTGGTGGCCGATAG
- a CDS encoding sodium:calcium antiporter: MMDVVLTIVGLVILVVGADLMIRGAVDLALRARISPLVVGLTVVSMGTSAPELVVALMAALKGSSIMAVGAVVGSNISNLSLVLGACILVFPIATDRDTRRIHWPVMMLVSLLFAVIIQDDRMARWEGMLFVTLLVGYVTWMVWSSRRATSGAATASTVVRAPIWRSLLLLVLGVVGLGQGADWFVEGAAGIARTLGVSEQLIGVTVVAVGTSLPELVTSLIAAFRKQADISIGNLIGSNIFNLLGILGISAMVLPIAVRHDDFQLDLLFMLVIALLLLPFMWLFRRMGPWHGLLLLAVYALYILFVLQRG; the protein is encoded by the coding sequence ATGATGGACGTAGTGCTGACCATCGTGGGTCTGGTGATACTGGTCGTGGGCGCCGACCTGATGATCCGCGGCGCCGTGGACCTGGCGCTGCGGGCGCGGATTTCGCCATTGGTGGTGGGCCTCACCGTGGTGAGTATGGGCACCTCGGCTCCCGAACTGGTGGTGGCGCTGATGGCCGCGCTGAAAGGCAGCAGCATAATGGCCGTGGGGGCCGTGGTGGGCTCCAACATCTCCAACCTGAGCCTGGTGCTGGGGGCCTGTATCCTGGTCTTTCCCATCGCCACCGACCGGGACACGCGTCGCATCCACTGGCCGGTGATGATGCTGGTGAGCCTGCTCTTCGCCGTGATCATCCAGGACGACCGCATGGCGCGATGGGAGGGGATGCTGTTCGTTACGCTGCTGGTGGGCTACGTCACCTGGATGGTCTGGAGCAGCCGCCGCGCCACTTCCGGCGCCGCCACGGCAAGTACCGTGGTGCGTGCCCCCATATGGCGTTCCCTGCTGTTGCTGGTGCTGGGTGTGGTGGGCCTGGGGCAGGGCGCGGACTGGTTCGTGGAGGGCGCGGCAGGCATCGCCCGCACCCTTGGTGTCAGCGAGCAGCTCATCGGTGTCACCGTGGTGGCCGTGGGCACCTCCCTGCCGGAACTGGTCACCTCCTTGATCGCGGCCTTCCGCAAGCAGGCGGACATCTCCATTGGCAACCTCATCGGCAGCAACATATTCAACCTGCTGGGCATCCTGGGCATCAGTGCCATGGTGCTGCCCATCGCGGTGCGCCATGATGACTTCCAGTTGGACCTGCTCTTCATGCTGGTCATCGCCTTGTTGCTGTTGCCCTTCATGTGGCTCTTCCGCCGCATGGGTCCCTGGCACGGCCTCCTGCTGCTGGCGGTCTATGCCCTTTACATCCTGTTCGTGCTCCAGCGCGGCTGA
- a CDS encoding glutamine synthetase III has protein sequence MSTPQLRHQALEDVLNRSPRFSDPPSQRISDYFGAHVFNEDAMRMFLTEDAWYAVRQAITYGSRIDRKLADQVASGMKEWAATKGATHYTHWFQPLTGLSAEKHDAFFEPISGGRSIERFDGSMLVQQEPDASSFPSGGIRNTFEARGYTAWDPSSPAFMIGRTLCIPTIFISYTGEALDYKMPLLRAIRAIDEAATAVCQYFDKDVLKVYSTLGWEQEYFLIDKALLMARPDIMLSGRALFGHIPAKGQQLEDHYFGSIPDRVRAFMRDFETEALMLGIPVKTRHNEVAPNQFECAPVFEEMNLAVDHNVLLMDIMEKVAQKHDFRVLLHEKPYAGVNGSGKHNNWSLATNTGVNLLKPAKTPKENLRFLTFFVNTIAAIHNHADVLRASIASAGNDHRLGANEAPPAIISVFIGEHLSKLLDELERNVKSRMSPELKTELKLDIGRIPAVLLDNTDRNRTSPFAFTGNKFEFRAVGSSANCAGPMTVLNTIVAAQLISFHQEVEGLIAKGTKKDEAILRVLRDVIARSKAIRFEGNGYGEEWVKEAAARGLSNIKDTPRALDVWTRKETQDLFQRMGVLSPVEAEARHEIGLHNYTLKIQIESRVAGDLAKNHIVPVAIAYQNRLLENVRGLKDVLPADKVKKATAVQLALIEEISERIAAIMGLVHDMVEARKKANKVDDPRHKAIAYCDEVKPFLDRIRYQSDKLELLVDDELWPLPKMRELLFTR, from the coding sequence ATGTCCACCCCCCAATTGCGCCATCAAGCCCTTGAAGATGTGCTGAACCGCAGTCCGCGTTTCAGCGACCCCCCCTCACAGCGCATCAGCGACTACTTCGGTGCCCATGTCTTCAATGAGGACGCCATGCGGATGTTCCTTACCGAGGATGCCTGGTACGCCGTACGGCAGGCCATCACCTACGGCTCGCGCATCGATCGCAAACTGGCCGACCAGGTGGCCAGTGGCATGAAGGAATGGGCCGCCACCAAGGGCGCCACGCACTACACGCACTGGTTCCAGCCGCTTACCGGCCTCAGCGCTGAGAAGCACGACGCCTTCTTCGAGCCGATCAGTGGTGGGCGCAGCATCGAACGCTTCGATGGCAGCATGCTGGTGCAGCAGGAGCCCGATGCCAGCAGCTTCCCCAGCGGAGGCATACGCAACACCTTCGAGGCCAGGGGCTACACCGCCTGGGACCCGAGCAGCCCGGCCTTCATGATCGGCCGGACGCTGTGCATCCCCACCATCTTCATCAGCTATACCGGCGAGGCGCTGGACTACAAGATGCCCTTGCTGCGCGCCATACGCGCCATTGATGAGGCGGCCACGGCGGTCTGCCAGTACTTCGACAAGGATGTCCTCAAGGTGTACTCCACCTTGGGCTGGGAGCAGGAATACTTCCTCATCGACAAGGCCCTGCTGATGGCACGGCCGGACATCATGCTCAGCGGTCGGGCCCTCTTCGGCCACATACCCGCCAAGGGCCAACAGTTGGAGGACCACTACTTCGGCAGCATCCCGGACCGGGTGCGGGCCTTCATGCGCGATTTCGAGACCGAAGCCCTCATGCTGGGCATCCCGGTGAAGACGCGCCACAACGAGGTGGCCCCCAACCAGTTCGAGTGCGCTCCGGTCTTCGAGGAGATGAACCTGGCCGTTGACCACAACGTGCTGCTCATGGACATCATGGAGAAGGTGGCACAGAAGCACGACTTTCGGGTGTTGTTGCACGAGAAGCCCTATGCCGGCGTGAACGGCAGCGGCAAGCACAACAACTGGAGCCTGGCCACAAACACGGGCGTGAACCTGTTGAAGCCGGCCAAGACCCCGAAGGAGAACTTGCGATTCCTCACCTTCTTCGTCAACACCATTGCGGCGATCCACAACCACGCGGATGTGCTGCGGGCCAGCATCGCCAGTGCCGGCAACGATCATCGCCTGGGTGCCAACGAGGCGCCCCCGGCGATCATCAGCGTCTTCATCGGTGAGCACCTCTCCAAATTGCTGGACGAACTGGAGCGGAACGTGAAGAGCAGGATGAGTCCCGAGTTGAAGACGGAACTGAAGCTGGACATCGGCCGCATCCCCGCCGTGCTGTTGGACAATACGGACCGCAACCGCACCAGCCCCTTCGCCTTCACGGGCAACAAGTTCGAGTTCCGCGCGGTGGGCAGCAGCGCCAATTGCGCAGGCCCCATGACCGTGCTCAACACCATCGTGGCCGCCCAGCTGATCTCCTTCCACCAGGAGGTGGAGGGTCTCATCGCCAAGGGCACCAAGAAAGATGAGGCCATCCTGCGCGTACTGCGCGATGTGATCGCCCGGAGCAAGGCCATCCGTTTCGAGGGCAACGGCTACGGTGAGGAATGGGTGAAGGAGGCCGCCGCCCGGGGATTGAGCAACATCAAGGACACCCCGCGTGCCTTGGACGTGTGGACCCGCAAGGAGACCCAGGACCTGTTCCAGCGCATGGGCGTGCTCAGCCCGGTGGAGGCCGAGGCGCGCCACGAGATCGGGCTGCACAACTACACACTGAAGATCCAGATCGAAAGCCGTGTGGCGGGCGACCTGGCCAAGAACCACATCGTGCCCGTGGCCATCGCCTACCAGAACCGTCTGCTGGAGAATGTTCGCGGCCTGAAGGATGTGCTGCCGGCCGACAAGGTGAAGAAGGCCACCGCTGTCCAACTGGCCCTGATCGAGGAGATCAGCGAGCGCATCGCGGCCATCATGGGTCTGGTGCACGACATGGTGGAGGCCCGCAAGAAGGCGAACAAGGTCGACGACCCACGGCACAAGGCCATCGCCTATTGCGATGAGGTGAAGCCCTTCCTGGACCGGATCCGCTACCAGAGCGACAAGTTGGAGCTGCTGGTGGACGACGAACTCTGGCCATTGCCCAAGATGCGCGAGTTGCTCTTCACGCGATGA